In Mycolicibacterium nivoides, the DNA window TCACGCAGCCCCGCCCCGCCGCCCGACCATTCACCCGAGACCGTCTGGACACTGCACGCATCCAAGATGGCGTTGACCTGCACCGGCAGCAGCACCGGTGTTTCGGCGCGCTGCAGGCCGCGGAGCCGGTGAATCGGCCCGTCCTGCTCGCGTTTCGGGCCGACCCCGGCCAGAAACGGTGCATAGCGGCCCCGCCGGGACGTACGAGCATGACTGGCGTACAACCGCCGGTAGGGGCGCACCAGGTCATGGGCATTGGCGAAATACCGGTACATCGACAACACCGCCGCACTGCGCGGCAGCAGCGAGGATTCGGCCAATCTCTGCTCCGGTTCACCGATACGGGCCACCCCAGGCAGATCCCCGGTGCGCAGATAAGCCAGGAACTGGCCAAACAGACTGGTGGGGAAGTCATCCCACGCGGTACCGGTACCCTCCAGCACCGTCCACCACGCCGCCAGCCCATAGGCATAGGCGCGCAGCGTGTTCGGTGAGCCCCCTTGGTTGCGCAGAAACGTCAGGTACTCGCGCGCCGGGGCCACGGGCAGCTTGTCGACGCCGACCACCGTGTAGGTGGGTGGCCGGTCCTCAAAGCGCACCCGCTGCACCTGTGCCACCGTCAGCCGCACCCCACCACATTCACGATGGCCTGCCCTTACGGAAATCGTCCAACCGGATCACCTGGGAGCCGCCATCGGCCGGTGGGGCCGCGGTGCGGCCATGGCCGACACTGGCCGCGACCGGATTATGCTCGGCCGCCGGCGCCGGCCGCTGCGTGGCCAAAAACCAATCCAGCACATCAGCGGGATAGATCATCGAATCCCGGGCGCTCAGCATCCGCACCGACGCGCCGCCGTAGCAGCGCTCCACCCACTTACGCAGCAGCCGGGGCCGCTCCGGGACGCGGTCAGCCCACCCCGGTTCCGTCATACCCCACGTGTGCCCGGTATCCGGGTTGATCCGTGAATGCAGCTGGGTGGTCAACATTTTCGCCCGATCCGGCGCGATCAGCCCCGAATCCCGCAGATGCATGATCAACGACCCCAACGACAGACCCCACTTGGCTTTGAGCGGACGCAGATTCAACAGCGACATCACCCGCGGCAACTCACCGGCGATGACCCCTGCCGGGGCCAACAACTCGGTCGCGAACCGGTTTGCCTCCAACTCGTCGGCGGCACTGACCGAGCAATAGGCGTGACTGTGCAACACCAAATGACCGAGCTCATGGGCGACCGTGAACCGGGTCCGCTCCCACGAGTCGCTATCCCTCAACACCAGCAGCGGCCGGTCCCGTAACCGGCCCACCCAACTCGAATACCCCAAATGCCGCTCATCACGAGAACGCCCACCGGTAGCGGCGAATTCGCTTTCCCATTCACCGGCGACCCGGCGCCGGACAATCACCGGAGCACCCAGCCGCTCGGCCTCATACATCAAATCGTCAAGCGGCTCATCGGGTTCCAGTCCCATCGCCTCACGCAGACGTGCTGCGGCCACCGTGATCGAACTGTGTGCCAGCTCATCGGGACTGACCGTCGGAACCTTCACCGGAGGCAGCTTCGACCGGCCATCGAGCTCACCGAGAAAATCGCCTGCCAACGACGCGAACGTCGCCAGAAACTCCTGCTCACCCAACGTCATTGACTTCGGCGCCCGAAACAGCAACTCGTTCGCGGTGATCCGTGTCCGCGGCTCCGAGCTGAAAAACGCTGCAGGAAACCGGAACAACCCCGCCAGCAACGCAACATCGCCGTCGTCGAGCCGCACCGTCAGCGACTTCTCAATCTGGGACTGCCGTGACGTACTCCAGCCTGTGGCTTCCACCACCGACCGTGCCGTCATCCGCCTCAACAACCGGGCCTGCCGGACCCGTGCACCAAAAACCTCAATCATCGTGCGCTCAATTCAACGTCACCGGGTTGGGAAACCCACATGCACCCAACACTGTGCACGATGGCTACGACGATTTCGGCGGACCGTCCTCCTCGTCCTGATCGCTCGCAGCGTCCTCGTCGACCTCGGCGAAGTCGTCGTCGCGGCGCCGTGTCCCGAAAGTCCCCGGTCCCGCGCCCTCCCGACGGCTCCCGCCGAGACCAACATTGAATGAGCGGTCCTCCATGATCGGCGGCGGCAACGGTGTCCGACCGTAAAGAACCTCCACATTGTCGAGGAGTAGTCCCGCCGCGAGGACCGCGCCGCCGAAAAACCCGCGACCGTCCGGCCACCACAACAGGTATTCCCGATACTTCTGCGGCTCGGGAATACCCTCTTCGCCACCGATCGGGTGACCCAGCACCTCCTCGATGCTGTACTGCTCCCCACCCGGCACAAACGGCACAGTCTCGATCAGCTGACCAGTCCGCCGATTGCGCGGATGCTTGCGCACATAAATCCGCGAGCCCTTCCCGTCGAGCAGAAGAACTCCCATCCCGTTGCCCGCCTTGACTTTTAGAGTCGAATCGGGAGTCTCCCGCCGTAACCGCGATAGCAGAAACGTTTCCAACACCGAGCACGACACCGTGATCGGTCGCACATTGCTGCCCTGATCGACAAAACGATCTGGGACTTCCGGATGCCGCGCAGCCAGATCCCCATGCGCCTCGCCCAAAACCTGAGCATGCTGCCGGACGAGTTCCTCCACCAACTGCTGAGGATCGTCGTGTAGTTCCATGGGGTAAACATTTACCCCGGTATCCCACACTCAACCTCGCGCCACGCCGCTGCCGGTCGGCAAAATTTTGGCTGCTCATACCTAATAGGTTACATGTATGCGTGGATAAAACTGCACTTCAACACACCTTTAAGGCGTGTTTTGAGAATTTAACGCCTGATAACGCCGCAACCGCAGCGCAGCACCGGCAGCGCGCACTTGTTCCTGGTGTTCGGCGGATTCGCACTGGCCCTTCTGGTCGGCGGCCTCGTCACGGCCTACCTGACGTTCAGCGATACCGACGCGGCAGACCCCGATACCGATACCCACACGGTCACCGACAGCCAGTCGACGACCATCCGGCAGACCACGATCAACGGCGTGCCCCTGCCCGGATCCGTTGCACCGACCGAAGTTCCGGCGGGAGAGACGGTGATCGTCTCGGGGATCAACGAGCACAGGACTGTCGAATGCCGGGACAACACCGTGATCGTCAGCGGCATCCAGAACGAGCTGGAGATCACCGGCCACTGCATCGCCGTGACCGTGTCGGGCGTCGAGAACGTCATCACCGTCGAATCCGTCGAGACCATCGGGGTATCCGGATTCGACAACCGGGTCACCTACCGCGCAGGCGAACCCGACGTGAGCAAATCAGGTCAGTCCAACGTGGTCGAGCAGGGCTGACCGGATTCGGCCACGGGCTCCGGGCACCCGAGGAACTCGCACAACAGCGCGACCAGTGGAGCCGGATTGTCTTCGGGAACCCAGGCATAGGAGTCGTCGACGTATTCCAGCGTGGCCCGGGGTAGCGTCCGGGCCAGCCGGGCCGCCCCCTCGGCGGGGAAGTACCGCTCCTCCCGCGGCCAGACCACCAGGGCAGGCCGGTCGTAGTTGGCCAGCCGGGGTGAGTACTCCGCCAGGTACGCCGGCGACAACCCGCCCAGGAAGCGTTGGAAATCCTTACGCACCAACGGATCACTGCGCAGCGGCCGGAGATACTCCGCCATGATGTCGGCCGGGATGGGGCGTTTGGTCGCGCCGCCATAGGTGATCCGGAGCCGTTGCACGGGCTTCAGCCCGATGGCCTTCGACTGCACCAGCCCGGCCCCGGGTAGCGAGGCCAGCCGGGACAGCACCTTGACCGGCCACGGATCGGAGTCGAACGCGTTGGTCGCGACGAGCACCAGCGCCTCGACCCGCCGCGGGTAGCATGCGGCGACCACCTGGGCGATGTCGCCGCCATAGCCGTTGCCGACCAGGACCGCCTCCTCGATGCCGAGCGCGTCGAGCAGATCGATGACGGTCCGGGCCAGACCGGGCAGGCTGAGATCGGCGTCCGGGACCGCCGGGGTGTGTGATCCCAGGGCAAGATCTGGTGCGATACAGCGGATCTGGTCACCGAACCGGGCGTCGAGGCCGTCGACCACATGACGCCAGACCAGCCCGTTGGCCACCAGGCCGTGCAGTAGCACGACGGGCCGGCCGTTGCCGTGTTCACGTACCCCGACCCAGCCGCTGGGCAGCTGGACCATCCGCCGGGAGCTGAGCATGTTCATGTTCGTCCTCTCGCCGTGAGCTTCGGGACATAAATCAATACAGACTGTATGGAAACACATGAACCGCCGAACAGCAATACATACAGCTTGTTAAAATTCCCTGATGAGCGATGACCCCCGCGACGGCCGCGAACAGCGCAGTGAGGCGACCCGGTCCGCGCTGGTCGCCGCGGCCCGCTCACTGTTCGTCGAACGCGGCTATGCAGCCGTTTCCACGGGCGACATCGCGCGCGTCGCCGCCGTCACCCGCAACGCGCTGTACTACCACTTCCCCACCAAGGAGGCGGTGTTCCGGGCGGTCTACGAGAACGTGGAAGGCGAACTGGCCGAGCGGGTTCTGCCGGCAGCCCTGGCCCACGACACCAGCCGAGCGCAGCTCGAGGCCGGGATCGAAGAATTCCTGGACGGCTGCCTCGACCCCACCGTCGCCCGCATCAGTGTGCTGCAGGCGCCGGCGGCACTGGGATTCGCGCAGATGCGCGAGATCGACAATCGCAACTACCTCGGCGCCCTGCGCGACGGCATCCGCAGCGCCATCGACGCCGGGGAACTCCCAGACCTTCCCGCGGACACCCTCGCGTCGATGATCATCGGGGCGCTGGACGAGGCGGCCCTGCTGATCGCGACCGCCGACGACCCGGCCGCGGCCCGCCACGACGCCGGCCTGGTGGCACAAGCCCTGGTCGACGGGCTCTTCGTGGGCTGAGCTACAGCACCTTCGACAGAAACTCTTGCAGCCGAGGATGTTTGGGGCTGTCGAACACCTCGGACGGGGTGTCGTCCTCGACGATGTTGCCGTCAGCCATGAAGATCACGCGGGAGGCCACCTCGCGGGCGAACCCCATCTCGTGAGTGACCACCACCATCGTCATGCCGCCCTCGGCCAGGTCGCGCAGCACCTGCAGCACATCGCCGACCATCTCCGGGTCCAGCGCGCTGGTGGCCTCGTCGAACAACATGATCGACGGGTTCATCGCCAGCGCCCGCGCGATCGCGACACGCTGCTTCTGCCCGCCGGACAGCGTCGCCGGTTTGACATTGGCCTTCTCCGCCAGGCCCACCTGGGTCAGCAACTCCATCGCCCGCTTCTCGGCGGCGGCCTTGTCCATCTTCTTGGTCAGCAGCGGCGCCAGCGTCACATTGTCGATCACCGTCATGTGCGGGAACAGGTTGAAGTGCTGGAACACCATGCCGATGTGCTGACGAACCTTGTCCAGGTTCACTTTTCGGTCGGTGAGGTCGAATCCGTCGACGGTGACCTTGCCCGCGGTGATGTCCTCAAGCTTGTTGAGGCACCGCAGGAAGGTGGACTTGCCCGACCCTGACGGTCCGATGACGCAGACCACCTCGCCCTTGCTGACCGTGGTGTCGATGCCATCGAGAACCACCAGGTCGCCGAATGACTTCTTGAGGCCCTCGATGCGGATCTTGACGGTGCCCTCGGGCTCGGCGGCCGCGGCTTCCGGTACCAGCTGGGTCATTTCACCATCCTTTTCTCGAGCCGGTCGGAGAGTTTCGTCAGAGCCATGATGACGATGAAGTAGATGATGCCGATGATCAGCCACATGGTGAACGACTGGTAGTTGCGGGCGATGATCAGGCGTCCGGTCTGGGTCAGCTCGGCGATGCCGATCACCGACAGGATCGACGTGTCCTTGAGGGTGATCACGAACTGGTTGACGTAGGACGGGATCATGGTGCGGACCGCCTGCGGCAGAATGACTTTGCGCATCGTCGGCAGGTATCCGATACCGAGGCTGCGGGCCGCCTCCATCTGTCCCTTGTCCACAGCCTGGATTCCGCCGCGCACGATCTCGGTCATATAGGCCCCGGCGTTGAGCGAGAGCGTGATGATGCCCGCGGTCAGCGCCGTCATCTGGAATCCCAGCGCGGTCGGTATGCCGAAGTAGATGAAGAAGGCCTGCACCAGAAGTGGTGTGCCGCGGAAGATATCGACGTAGGTGGTGCCGATGGCCCGCAGCACTATCGACCGTGACACCCGGAAGAGACCGAAGATGATGCCGAGCACCAGCGCGATGGCGATGGACACCACCGTGAGGATGAGCGTCATCTTCAGGCCGGCCATCAGGAACGGGAAGGTGCTCTTGATCAATCCGAAGAACGAGTTGTCGGCCTCCGAGGCGCCCTCGCCGAGGTACTTCTCGACGATCTCGTCGTAACGGCCGGAATCCTTGAGCTCCTTGAGACCCGCGTTGAACTTGCTCAGCAGTTCGGCATTGCGGCCCTTGTTCACCGCGAAGCCGTAGCTGGAGCCCTTCTCCTTCGGCGTCACGGTCTTGAACCCGTTGCCCTGTTGGATGCCGTAGGCGAGCACCGGGTAGTCCTCGAAGACGGCCACGGAGTTACCCGTCTTCACTTCCTCGAACATCGACGCGGAATCGGCGAACGAGACGATCTGGAAGCCGTACTTGCCCTTGATCGACTCGGCGAACTCGGCGCCCTGGGTGCCGTTCTTGACCGCGACCCGCTTGCCCTTGAGGTCGGCGTAGGACTTGATGTCCTCGTTGCCGGCAAGCACCGCCATCTGCACGCCGGATTCGAAATACGGATCGGAGAAGTCGAAGACCTTCTTGCGTTCATCGGTGATCGACATGCCGGCGATCACCCCGTCGGCCTGATTGGCCTGAACCGCCTGGAGCGCGGCGTCGAAGCCCAGCGGTTTGATCGTGATGTTGAACTTCTGGTTCGCCGCGATCTCGTTGATGAGATCGATGTCGATGCCGACGAATTTCCCATCCACGTCCTGGAATTCGAACGGGGCGAACGTGATGTCGGTGGCGACGATATAGGTCTCACCTTCGGCGGCGGCGCGCGCCGGGGCCAGCATCGCGGCCCCGAACAGCCCGACCAGCAACGCCACGACGGCGGCCATCAGCCGTTGCGGGGACCGGAGTACTCCGGCGATGCCCTCGCCCGACGCGGTTTCGGCTCTCATCGTCCAGTCTCCTATCCAGGTGTGAAACGACGAGTCCTCACGCTATCGTCGCGACCGCGATTAGGGCGGGATTTCCGGGGGTACGGCGCAGGCCACCGGCTTAGCATCGCTATATGGCCGAGCCCCTGAAGACGCCGCGGGAGCTGTTCGGGGACAAGTCACGGATCAAGTCACGTTCGTTCGGCAAGCGCAACGACGGCGTGGTGTTCAATGCATCCGGGGTGGTCCAGGTCGCGCCGGAACGGTTCGTCTTCATCGACAATCACGAGCCCACAGCGGTTTTCGAGCTCACTCTGGATCCGGACAACGACGAGCTGAAACAGATCCGACGGCGCGACCTGGTGGGCGTGACGGAGCGGCAACTCGGTGATCCCGAGGGCTTGACCCGCGTCGACACCGACGGCCGGACCTACCTCGTCGCGACATCCTCGTTGTCCGTGTCGGCTTCGCGGGTCAACGACGGGCTGGTCCGCATCCGCTACGCCGATTCCGGTGACCTGCGGGCCGAACCGATGGCGGGGTTCCGGTCCTGGCTGCTGGCGCACGAGCCCACCCTGGCCGCAGCAGCGGCATCCGAACCCGATGACGGCGGAGTCAATATCGAAGGTGTGGCGTGGGATCCGGGCGCCCGGGCGCTGCTGTTCGGGGTGCGCGGGCCTGCCGAGCCCGGTCAGGTGACGATCGTCGAGGTTCCCGCGGCCGCGAGCGGCCTATGGAGCACGGCCGCCGGCACCGCCGCATGGACCACGGCGGCCCTCGGCACCCCGGTCACCCGGACCCTGCGGGTGCCCCACTCGGCAGCGCTGCAGGGCATCCGCGACATCTCCTACGACGAGCGTTCCGGCCAGTTCCTGATCCTGCTCGGCAAGTCGTTGAGCAGGAAGGCCGAGCCGTTCGCGCTGTGCACCTGGACGCGCGGCGCCGAGGCACTGCGGGTCACCGGGGCACGCTTTGACGAGTCGATGAAGCCGGAGGGCTGCACCGCCTTCTACCGGGACGGCAAGCGACGGATCCTCATCGTCGACGACCGCGGCGGCTACGCGGTGACCGGAGGTTGAACCCTCAGTAGAAGCAGATCCGCGAGCCGAGCGGCTCCTGATGGACCCGGGCCCGACCACCCGGGGTGAGGTCCATGCCGTAGGTGGCGTGCAGGTTCGTCCGCGCGCTCACCAGCCGGAGGTAGCCGCTGTAGGCGAAGTCGGCCGGTGCCGACGCCGACGGGACGACCGCGAACTCCTCGGCATGGTCGCCGTTGGCCGGCGCGCAGGTGTAGAGGTACTTGTGTCCCTGGTCCGTGGTCAGGCTGTCACTGGCGTGCAACACGCGGCCGGAGGCTTGGCTGGTCAGCGATTTCCGCCCACCGCCTGCGTCGGTGATCCGCCACAGATCGGCCGGATCGTTGTCGTCCTTCAGCGGCCAGTGGTAGACCTCGAAGTTCTCCCCTACGGCCGCCCCCGGCGGGATGGTCTCGCTGTTGCTGGCGTGCAGCGCGGCGCCGGCCTCCTCGCTCAGCAGGTAGACGGTGGCGTTGTCTGGGATCCCGGTCAGCGCGTAGGCCGCTGATTCGGCCAGCCGCAGCTGTTGACGCACAGTGGCGACCTGAGCGGCGGCACCGGGTACACCGAGATCGGCCGCCACGCTCTCAAGCTGGTCCAGCAGTGGTTTGAGCACCGTCTGCTGGGACTGCCGGCTGAAGATCGTGTCGCGAAAGGTGCGGATCTGATCGAACAACTGCTCGCGCCGGGCCGCGTCGTCCCGCACCAGCTGCGCGAGTACCGCGGCGCCACCCAGCTTGAACCGGTGGTCGGTCCGCAACGTCTGGTCGATGCCCCACGGGATCAGCTTGAACTTGATGTCGCCGAGCCCGGGTGCCTCGACTGCCGTGACGTCGTTGTAGGCGTAGGTGTTGTTGGTGTTGTTCGAGTAGCCGTCCCAGTGTTTGAGAAAGAACTCCATGGCATACAGCCGGATGAACTGCTCGACATCGAACACCTCTGCGGCCCCGTCGATCCCGTGGTCGGCGATGTGGCGGATGGCGAGCTTCAGGTCTGCCTTGTTGTCGAACGCCGACAGGTCCTCGGTGGCGATGAGGCGCAGTCGGTCTGCCACGAAATCATCCCTGTGTTCGATTTCGTACAGATTTCCTTTCATGTTGCCGAAGTTACGTTCGATGTACCGCTTCATGATCGGTTCGGCATTGACGTAGACGCCTGGCGCGTTGACCCCGGGAAAGCCTTGTCCGATCGGGGTGCCATTGACGAAGACGCGGACCAGGTTGCAGCGTGAGTGCGGCAGCCCCGCCATCCCGAGCAGGTGGTAGCCGAGCGGCTGGCGGACGTAGGACAGGTCCTGGATCGAGTTGTTCAGGGTCAGGTAACGCGATCCGAGCAGATCCTCGGCACGCTCCTCACTGGTATCGCTGAACTTGCCGAAATCCAGGTGAATGCACGGCTTTTCACTGTTGATCGAGCCGCAGAAGGATTTCTTCTTGACGCCGACATCGCTGAACTCGGCCCGTGCGGGGAACGCGGTCCCAGAGATCTCCACCGAGGCCGCCTTGCGCCAGGTGTAGCGCGAACCGCCGTCCCAGTCGAAGTTGCATATCCCGCCGTCGGGCTGTTCGGTGCGCACCGCATCCCAGTCCGCTTGCGCCATAGCGATTCTGACTGTGAGCACGTTGTCGATTGCATAGAGCGCGTCGAGCTTCTCCTGCTGTTGCGCGCTCATCGGATCTCCCCCATGTCAGCACCTCTCGCCGAATCCCTGACGATCAGTGTGCG includes these proteins:
- a CDS encoding tyrosine-type recombinase/integrase, whose amino-acid sequence is MAQVQRVRFEDRPPTYTVVGVDKLPVAPAREYLTFLRNQGGSPNTLRAYAYGLAAWWTVLEGTGTAWDDFPTSLFGQFLAYLRTGDLPGVARIGEPEQRLAESSLLPRSAAVLSMYRYFANAHDLVRPYRRLYASHARTSRRGRYAPFLAGVGPKREQDGPIHRLRGLQRAETPVLLPVQVNAILDACSVQTVSGEWSGGGAGLRDRLFFAVLAETGMRLGEALSLRHSDFDIAGGGTPSVMVAGRDDHPHGVRAKSGPRRIYIGDDLVALYTEYVWQLVAAGADVTVGDLASCFVFVNLVRGVRYAPLRPETIYDKVDLITARRTGVLPEQWTPHWLRHTHATALLLAGVDVHVVMRRLGHADVQTTLSTYGWVTADAEMRTLAEWKNYVAGWKVNRDGQ
- a CDS encoding helix-turn-helix domain-containing protein, whose product is MIEVFGARVRQARLLRRMTARSVVEATGWSTSRQSQIEKSLTVRLDDGDVALLAGLFRFPAAFFSSEPRTRITANELLFRAPKSMTLGEQEFLATFASLAGDFLGELDGRSKLPPVKVPTVSPDELAHSSITVAAARLREAMGLEPDEPLDDLMYEAERLGAPVIVRRRVAGEWESEFAATGGRSRDERHLGYSSWVGRLRDRPLLVLRDSDSWERTRFTVAHELGHLVLHSHAYCSVSAADELEANRFATELLAPAGVIAGELPRVMSLLNLRPLKAKWGLSLGSLIMHLRDSGLIAPDRAKMLTTQLHSRINPDTGHTWGMTEPGWADRVPERPRLLRKWVERCYGGASVRMLSARDSMIYPADVLDWFLATQRPAPAAEHNPVAASVGHGRTAAPPADGGSQVIRLDDFRKGRPS
- a CDS encoding DUF3060 domain-containing protein; translated protein: MFGGFALALLVGGLVTAYLTFSDTDAADPDTDTHTVTDSQSTTIRQTTINGVPLPGSVAPTEVPAGETVIVSGINEHRTVECRDNTVIVSGIQNELEITGHCIAVTVSGVENVITVESVETIGVSGFDNRVTYRAGEPDVSKSGQSNVVEQG
- a CDS encoding alpha/beta fold hydrolase, producing MNMLSSRRMVQLPSGWVGVREHGNGRPVVLLHGLVANGLVWRHVVDGLDARFGDQIRCIAPDLALGSHTPAVPDADLSLPGLARTVIDLLDALGIEEAVLVGNGYGGDIAQVVAACYPRRVEALVLVATNAFDSDPWPVKVLSRLASLPGAGLVQSKAIGLKPVQRLRITYGGATKRPIPADIMAEYLRPLRSDPLVRKDFQRFLGGLSPAYLAEYSPRLANYDRPALVVWPREERYFPAEGAARLARTLPRATLEYVDDSYAWVPEDNPAPLVALLCEFLGCPEPVAESGQPCSTTLD
- a CDS encoding TetR/AcrR family transcriptional regulator, with product MSDDPRDGREQRSEATRSALVAAARSLFVERGYAAVSTGDIARVAAVTRNALYYHFPTKEAVFRAVYENVEGELAERVLPAALAHDTSRAQLEAGIEEFLDGCLDPTVARISVLQAPAALGFAQMREIDNRNYLGALRDGIRSAIDAGELPDLPADTLASMIIGALDEAALLIATADDPAAARHDAGLVAQALVDGLFVG
- a CDS encoding amino acid ABC transporter ATP-binding protein, with the translated sequence MTQLVPEAAAAEPEGTVKIRIEGLKKSFGDLVVLDGIDTTVSKGEVVCVIGPSGSGKSTFLRCLNKLEDITAGKVTVDGFDLTDRKVNLDKVRQHIGMVFQHFNLFPHMTVIDNVTLAPLLTKKMDKAAAEKRAMELLTQVGLAEKANVKPATLSGGQKQRVAIARALAMNPSIMLFDEATSALDPEMVGDVLQVLRDLAEGGMTMVVVTHEMGFAREVASRVIFMADGNIVEDDTPSEVFDSPKHPRLQEFLSKVL
- a CDS encoding amino acid ABC transporter substrate-binding protein/permease, producing the protein MAAVVALLVGLFGAAMLAPARAAAEGETYIVATDITFAPFEFQDVDGKFVGIDIDLINEIAANQKFNITIKPLGFDAALQAVQANQADGVIAGMSITDERKKVFDFSDPYFESGVQMAVLAGNEDIKSYADLKGKRVAVKNGTQGAEFAESIKGKYGFQIVSFADSASMFEEVKTGNSVAVFEDYPVLAYGIQQGNGFKTVTPKEKGSSYGFAVNKGRNAELLSKFNAGLKELKDSGRYDEIVEKYLGEGASEADNSFFGLIKSTFPFLMAGLKMTLILTVVSIAIALVLGIIFGLFRVSRSIVLRAIGTTYVDIFRGTPLLVQAFFIYFGIPTALGFQMTALTAGIITLSLNAGAYMTEIVRGGIQAVDKGQMEAARSLGIGYLPTMRKVILPQAVRTMIPSYVNQFVITLKDTSILSVIGIAELTQTGRLIIARNYQSFTMWLIIGIIYFIVIMALTKLSDRLEKRMVK
- a CDS encoding CotH kinase family protein gives rise to the protein MSAQQQEKLDALYAIDNVLTVRIAMAQADWDAVRTEQPDGGICNFDWDGGSRYTWRKAASVEISGTAFPARAEFSDVGVKKKSFCGSINSEKPCIHLDFGKFSDTSEERAEDLLGSRYLTLNNSIQDLSYVRQPLGYHLLGMAGLPHSRCNLVRVFVNGTPIGQGFPGVNAPGVYVNAEPIMKRYIERNFGNMKGNLYEIEHRDDFVADRLRLIATEDLSAFDNKADLKLAIRHIADHGIDGAAEVFDVEQFIRLYAMEFFLKHWDGYSNNTNNTYAYNDVTAVEAPGLGDIKFKLIPWGIDQTLRTDHRFKLGGAAVLAQLVRDDAARREQLFDQIRTFRDTIFSRQSQQTVLKPLLDQLESVAADLGVPGAAAQVATVRQQLRLAESAAYALTGIPDNATVYLLSEEAGAALHASNSETIPPGAAVGENFEVYHWPLKDDNDPADLWRITDAGGGRKSLTSQASGRVLHASDSLTTDQGHKYLYTCAPANGDHAEEFAVVPSASAPADFAYSGYLRLVSARTNLHATYGMDLTPGGRARVHQEPLGSRICFY